The Peptostreptococcaceae bacterium genome has a window encoding:
- the ftsY gene encoding signal recognition particle-docking protein FtsY, which yields MKNIFERLREGLGKTRDNFTGKIDALFNSLKVIDDDFYEELEDLLILSDVGYETTMEIMESLEKTLKNEKVRDAGKVKGILKSLLAEKLNVVESAKVEVKNEGLRIILIIGVNGVGKTTTIGKLASKFTANGEKVIVAAADTFRAAAVEQLKVWVERANCDLISQKEGADPASVVYDAIQAAKARKMDLLICDTAGRLHNKKNLMNELNKITKIIKREAHEASLETYLVLDATTGQNALNQAKAFSEITDISGIVMTKLDGTAKGGIVFALVSELGLPVKYIGVGEGIEDLQKFDAESFINAIF from the coding sequence TTGAAGAATATTTTTGAAAGGCTTAGAGAAGGATTAGGTAAAACAAGAGATAATTTTACAGGAAAGATTGATGCATTGTTTAATTCTTTAAAAGTTATTGATGATGATTTTTATGAGGAGTTAGAAGATCTGCTTATTCTATCGGATGTCGGATATGAAACAACAATGGAAATCATGGAATCTCTTGAAAAGACACTTAAAAATGAGAAGGTAAGGGATGCGGGAAAGGTAAAAGGGATTTTGAAATCATTGCTGGCAGAAAAACTAAATGTAGTTGAGTCTGCTAAAGTTGAAGTGAAAAATGAGGGCCTGCGAATAATACTGATAATAGGGGTCAACGGGGTTGGTAAAACTACCACTATAGGCAAGCTTGCAAGTAAATTTACGGCAAATGGTGAAAAAGTTATCGTTGCTGCTGCCGATACATTCAGAGCAGCTGCAGTGGAACAACTAAAAGTATGGGTTGAACGAGCAAATTGTGATTTGATTTCACAAAAAGAGGGAGCAGATCCTGCGTCTGTGGTTTACGATGCCATTCAGGCTGCGAAAGCCCGCAAAATGGATTTATTGATTTGTGATACTGCAGGGCGTTTGCACAATAAAAAGAATCTGATGAATGAATTGAATAAGATTACAAAAATCATTAAAAGAGAAGCCCATGAAGCGTCTTTGGAAACATACCTTGTATTGGATGCTACAACAGGTCAAAATGCGTTGAATCAGGCAAAGGCTTTTAGCGAAATAACGGATATAAGCGGGATTGTAATGACCAAGCTTGATGGTACGGCAAAGGGCGGCATTGTTTTTGCACTTGTTTCCGAGTTGGGATTGCCGGTTAAATATATAGGTGTTGGCGAAGGTATTGAAGATCTTCAAAAATTTGATGCAGAAAGCTTTATTAATGCAATTTTTTAA
- the ffh gene encoding signal recognition particle protein produces the protein MLFESLAEKLQNSLNKLKGKGKLSEKDIKSAMREVKLALLEADVNYKVVKSFISKITERSVGSEVMTSLTPGQQVIKIVNEELMVLMGTSETKIEFSSKPPTVIMMVGLQGAGKTTTMGKLGGYFKKAGKNPLLVAGDIYRPAAIKQLQVVGEKLDIPVFSMGDSTLPQNISKAALEFAKRKGHDIVLIDTAGRLHIDETLMQELINIKKAVDPKEILLVIDAMTGQDAVNVAEAFDRDLSITGVVLTKLDGDTRGGAALSVKAITGKPIKFVGTGEKLDSIEPFYPERMASRILGMGDVLTLIEKAQETFSEDSARKLQKKIKEQSFDLNDFLSQMEQMKNMGPIDQIMEMMPGVGGKQLKNLKVDENELTRIEAVIKSMTVEERTNPEIISSGRRKRIASGSGTSVQQVNKLLKQFSQTKKMMKQFSGMGKKQGKRGFNIPFM, from the coding sequence ATGTTGTTTGAAAGCCTTGCTGAAAAACTTCAAAATTCATTAAATAAACTGAAAGGCAAGGGTAAGCTTTCAGAAAAAGATATAAAATCGGCAATGCGTGAAGTAAAACTTGCATTATTGGAAGCGGATGTAAACTATAAAGTTGTAAAATCATTCATAAGCAAGATCACTGAACGTTCAGTAGGATCAGAAGTAATGACGAGCCTTACCCCTGGACAACAGGTAATAAAAATTGTTAATGAAGAATTGATGGTTTTGATGGGGACAAGCGAGACGAAAATCGAGTTTTCTTCAAAGCCACCCACTGTCATTATGATGGTTGGACTGCAAGGCGCCGGGAAAACGACTACAATGGGGAAATTGGGCGGTTACTTTAAGAAGGCTGGCAAGAACCCTCTATTGGTTGCAGGAGATATATATAGGCCTGCTGCAATAAAACAGCTTCAAGTTGTCGGCGAAAAATTGGATATTCCGGTTTTTTCAATGGGCGATTCTACATTGCCGCAAAATATTTCTAAAGCGGCACTTGAATTCGCAAAGAGAAAAGGACATGATATAGTTCTTATAGATACGGCAGGAAGGTTGCATATTGATGAAACATTAATGCAGGAATTGATAAATATAAAGAAAGCTGTTGATCCAAAGGAAATATTGCTTGTAATAGATGCAATGACAGGACAAGATGCAGTAAATGTTGCCGAAGCTTTCGACAGAGATCTTTCGATAACAGGTGTTGTTCTAACAAAGCTTGATGGTGATACCAGAGGAGGAGCAGCACTTTCGGTAAAAGCTATAACAGGAAAACCAATAAAATTTGTTGGAACAGGTGAAAAACTTGATTCAATAGAACCATTTTATCCTGAAAGAATGGCCTCAAGGATTTTGGGTATGGGGGATGTACTCACACTTATAGAAAAGGCTCAAGAAACCTTTTCTGAAGATAGTGCAAGAAAACTTCAGAAAAAGATAAAAGAACAAAGCTTTGATTTGAATGACTTTCTCAGTCAGATGGAACAGATGAAAAACATGGGGCCAATTGACCAAATTATGGAAATGATGCCTGGGGTCGGCGGAAAACAGTTGAAAAACTTGAAGGTCGATGAAAACGAATTGACAAGAATCGAAGCTGTAATAAAATCAATGACGGTGGAAGAACGTACAAATCCAGAGATAATAAGCAGCGGAAGAAGAAAGCGAATAGCTTCCGGAAGTGGAACCAGCGTTCAGCAGGTAAACAAGCTTTTAAAGCAATTTTCCCAGACAAAAAAGATGATGAAGCAATTTTCGGGCATGGGAAAGAAACAAGGCAAAAGAGGATTCAATATTCCTTTTATGTAA
- the rpsP gene encoding 30S ribosomal protein S16, giving the protein MSVKIRLKRIGAKKKPFYRIVVADSRSPRDGKFIEELGYYNPLKDPGEVKINDEKAVEWLLNGAQPTETVRVLLKKNNILEKFKEAKEAKKA; this is encoded by the coding sequence ATGTCTGTAAAAATTAGATTGAAAAGAATTGGTGCTAAAAAGAAACCTTTTTATAGAATTGTTGTAGCTGATTCAAGATCTCCAAGAGATGGTAAATTCATCGAAGAGTTAGGTTATTATAATCCTTTGAAAGACCCGGGAGAGGTTAAAATCAACGATGAAAAAGCTGTCGAATGGTTGCTTAACGGGGCACAACCTACTGAAACAGTAAGAGTATTGCTCAAGAAGAACAACATTTTAGAAAAATTTAAAGAAGCTAAAGAAGCTAAAAAAGCATAG
- a CDS encoding KH domain-containing protein: MGELVKVIAKALVDHPEMVTVNEVEGSHSLIVELSVAPDDMGKVIGKQGRIAKAIRTVVKAAAIRENKRVVVEIVQ; this comes from the coding sequence GTGGGAGAACTTGTAAAAGTCATTGCTAAGGCATTGGTTGATCATCCTGAAATGGTAACTGTCAACGAAGTCGAAGGTTCTCATTCTCTAATTGTGGAACTTTCGGTTGCCCCTGACGATATGGGAAAAGTAATCGGTAAACAAGGCAGAATTGCCAAAGCAATAAGGACTGTTGTTAAAGCGGCGGCTATCAGGGAAAATAAAAGAGTCGTTGTGGAAATCGTTCAATAG
- the rimM gene encoding 16S rRNA processing protein RimM, translated as MSYIKIGIIVNTHGLKGEVKAKNFTDEVERFEDFDYVYIDTDNGFERLNIEKIRYAKSLAILKFEDYDNINEIEAFKGSDIYIDRSQLRELPDGTYHVFDLIGLSVNENGKFIGEIVDINQNAYQDIYIVKKEDGKMIQIPAVKNFVKSINLKKGIVEVELIEGMF; from the coding sequence ATGTCATATATTAAAATTGGTATAATAGTAAATACTCATGGTTTAAAAGGCGAAGTAAAGGCGAAAAATTTTACTGATGAAGTAGAGCGATTCGAAGATTTTGACTATGTTTATATAGATACGGATAATGGATTTGAAAGATTAAATATTGAGAAGATACGATATGCAAAATCACTTGCCATTCTTAAATTCGAAGATTATGATAATATAAATGAAATCGAAGCATTTAAAGGCAGTGATATTTACATTGATCGTTCTCAGCTTAGAGAACTTCCGGATGGCACTTACCATGTTTTTGATTTAATTGGACTATCCGTTAATGAAAATGGTAAATTTATAGGAGAAATTGTAGATATTAATCAGAATGCCTACCAAGATATATATATAGTAAAAAAAGAAGACGGTAAAATGATACAAATTCCCGCAGTTAAAAATTTTGTAAAATCTATTAATTTGAAAAAAGGCATCGTTGAAGTGGAATTGATTGAGGGGATGTTTTAA
- the trmD gene encoding tRNA (guanosine(37)-N1)-methyltransferase TrmD: MKIDILTLFPEVFEPFFSSSIIGRAIDQNLIDINTVNIRDYADNKHSQVDDSPYGGGEGMVFTPQPLFSAIESMNCYKEAIKIYLSPKGKRLNQKIVGELAEKNHLILVCGHYEGVDQRFIDKMVDMEISIGDYVLTGGELPAIVLVDAISRLQKGVLKSEKGYEEESFSFKSLLEYPHYTRPKVFRHMSVPDVLISGNHKLIEQWRLEKAIEETIEKRPDIIETLMKDEKIEKSLKKCIIKILDKTSVNHF; this comes from the coding sequence ATGAAAATAGATATACTGACTCTTTTTCCCGAGGTATTTGAGCCATTCTTCAGCTCTAGCATTATCGGAAGGGCCATTGATCAAAACTTAATAGATATTAACACTGTAAACATAAGGGATTATGCAGACAACAAGCATAGCCAGGTTGACGATTCACCATATGGCGGAGGTGAAGGGATGGTTTTTACGCCACAGCCTTTGTTTTCAGCTATAGAAAGTATGAATTGCTATAAAGAAGCAATTAAAATATATCTTTCGCCAAAAGGAAAAAGACTTAATCAAAAAATTGTTGGAGAATTGGCAGAAAAGAATCATCTGATACTTGTATGTGGCCACTATGAAGGGGTTGACCAAAGATTCATTGATAAAATGGTAGATATGGAAATATCGATTGGCGATTATGTTTTGACTGGCGGAGAACTTCCTGCAATAGTTCTTGTTGATGCGATTTCAAGACTTCAAAAGGGAGTATTAAAAAGTGAAAAAGGATATGAGGAAGAAAGCTTCAGCTTTAAATCTCTTTTGGAATATCCTCATTATACAAGGCCGAAAGTTTTCAGGCATATGAGTGTACCGGATGTACTGATATCTGGCAATCACAAGCTAATAGAACAGTGGCGACTGGAAAAAGCCATAGAAGAAACCATTGAAAAACGCCCCGATATTATAGAAACTTTGATGAAGGATGAAAAAATTGAAAAATCGCTAAAAAAATGTATTATTAAAATTTTAGATAAAACTAGTGTCAATCACTTTTGA
- a CDS encoding (d)CMP kinase, with the protein MNNKCIAIDGPAGSGKSTIAREIATLLGWTYIDTGAMYRAITLKILSSNISLEDISGIQLLLNNTQIEFNKSKIFLDGKDVTSQIRSEKIDKNVSAVSAISEIRSKLVELQREYAAAHPVVMDGRDIGTIVFPNAKYKFFLTASPEERARRRYNQLRGKGISIPIEQIFNDIERRDHMDSSREISPLKRAEDAHLIDTDKLGIGEVVEEIMSRIK; encoded by the coding sequence ATGAATAACAAATGCATTGCAATAGACGGACCGGCTGGTTCAGGCAAAAGCACAATAGCCAGGGAAATTGCAACTTTACTTGGTTGGACATATATTGATACTGGCGCGATGTATCGCGCTATAACATTGAAAATACTGTCTTCGAATATTTCATTGGAAGACATATCGGGTATTCAATTATTGCTTAATAATACGCAAATTGAATTCAATAAATCGAAAATCTTTTTAGATGGAAAAGATGTTACTTCTCAAATAAGAAGCGAAAAAATCGACAAAAATGTATCGGCTGTTTCTGCCATAAGCGAAATTCGGTCGAAATTGGTTGAGTTGCAGCGTGAATATGCTGCAGCCCATCCTGTGGTTATGGATGGAAGGGATATAGGAACTATTGTCTTTCCTAATGCCAAATACAAATTTTTTCTTACGGCTTCTCCTGAAGAAAGGGCACGAAGAAGATATAATCAATTACGAGGCAAAGGAATAAGCATACCGATTGAACAAATATTTAATGACATCGAAAGAAGGGATCATATGGACTCGTCGCGCGAAATAAGCCCACTTAAAAGGGCCGAGGATGCACATCTTATTGACACTGATAAGCTTGGCATTGGAGAAGTCGTAGAAGAGATTATGTCTCGTATTAAATAA
- a CDS encoding 1-acyl-sn-glycerol-3-phosphate acyltransferase, with product MNFVQFAKIFFKFLFGIFYNIDVQGYENIPESGDGYVLCANHSCWFDPLLIGSYYPDVLHFMAKKELFESHILSFLVRKLNAFPVDRNGSDLKAIKTAVKILREGKILGIFPEGTRNLSGTPGAKAGVAIIAINAKKNVLPVAITAEKNYRIFTRISIVIGKKISLEEYYSTKKIPKEKYQSISDDIMKNIYILKESNFSANSK from the coding sequence GTGAATTTTGTGCAATTTGCAAAAATATTTTTCAAGTTTCTATTTGGCATTTTTTACAATATTGATGTACAAGGTTATGAAAATATTCCTGAGTCTGGTGATGGATATGTTTTATGCGCGAACCATTCATGTTGGTTCGACCCGCTTCTTATAGGCAGCTATTATCCGGATGTACTTCATTTTATGGCAAAAAAAGAATTATTTGAATCTCATATACTGAGCTTTCTTGTAAGAAAGCTCAATGCATTTCCTGTGGATAGAAATGGAAGCGATTTGAAAGCCATAAAAACTGCCGTCAAAATACTGCGTGAAGGGAAGATACTGGGAATTTTCCCGGAAGGTACACGCAACCTGTCCGGCACGCCCGGAGCAAAAGCCGGAGTGGCAATCATTGCTATCAACGCAAAAAAAAATGTGCTTCCTGTCGCAATAACAGCAGAGAAAAACTATAGAATTTTTACAAGGATAAGTATTGTTATAGGTAAAAAGATAAGTCTTGAAGAGTATTATTCTACAAAAAAAATACCAAAAGAAAAATATCAATCGATAAGTGACGATATCATGAAAAACATATACATCCTAAAGGAATCAAACTTCAGTGCAAATAGCAAATAG
- a CDS encoding bifunctional 4-hydroxy-3-methylbut-2-enyl diphosphate reductase/30S ribosomal protein S1, which yields MKIIISDNSGFCFGVKRAMEKTVGLADLNEKRIHTLGPLIHNNQVIEYLEERGVFIANSIEEVEEGPLIIRSHGVPLSVYEKAKKLNIEIVDATCPYVRKVQEIVASEFEQGRQVVILGNPDHPEVIGINGWCQNEAVVINDESNIDSISNCDRISIVAQTTLNIEKWNRLTNLISKLSKDVQLFNTICVATRNRQKSCIDLSQTADVMLIIGGLHSSNTQKLFELSKKYCPESHHIETAEQLDFEWIKDVEILGISAGASTPDWIINDVIKKIKIKVGRQTMENENLMNEMLEEIEKSLRVPRRGEILKAKVVQISDDEVVVNIGYKSDGIIPKRELTSEEGVNLKDILNEDDEIEVMVIKSDDGEGNVLLSRKRVDALKQWDDLKVYLDEGKPVKVFTKEVVKGGIIAYFEDIRGFIPASHLSLNYVSNLNAFVNEEIEVKIIEFNKEKRNVVFSHKEVLEQGRKKELESLWAELEVNQKLQGKVKRLAKFGAFVDIGGIDGLVHISELSWGRIKNPGELLKVGDDIEVVIIGLDKESNKISLSLKQILPDPWSLVNTKYNIGDIISGRVVNLTDFGAFVEIEPGLEGLVHISQISKEHVKTTSDALKVNEEVEVKILGIDKEKQRISLSIKDAAEDEAGEESSVEEVDEEENDNLEIPESVKEDNTITIGDMLESKKNQ from the coding sequence ATGAAAATAATCATATCCGACAATTCAGGATTTTGTTTTGGTGTAAAACGCGCAATGGAAAAAACTGTTGGCCTTGCCGATTTAAATGAAAAACGAATACATACCCTTGGCCCGCTTATTCACAATAATCAGGTCATTGAGTATTTGGAAGAGCGGGGTGTATTCATTGCCAACTCGATTGAGGAAGTGGAAGAGGGTCCTTTGATCATAAGGTCGCATGGTGTTCCACTAAGCGTATATGAAAAAGCCAAGAAATTAAATATAGAAATAGTAGACGCCACATGTCCATATGTCCGAAAAGTGCAGGAAATAGTTGCATCTGAATTTGAGCAAGGCCGACAGGTTGTTATTCTCGGAAATCCGGACCATCCTGAAGTCATTGGAATCAACGGATGGTGTCAAAACGAAGCAGTTGTAATAAATGATGAATCAAACATTGATTCAATCTCAAATTGTGATAGAATAAGCATAGTTGCGCAAACCACTTTGAATATAGAGAAATGGAATAGGCTGACAAACCTTATTTCAAAGCTTTCAAAGGATGTGCAATTGTTTAACACTATATGTGTTGCAACTAGGAACAGACAGAAATCTTGCATTGATTTATCGCAGACGGCCGATGTCATGTTAATAATCGGTGGATTACACAGTTCAAACACACAAAAATTGTTTGAACTCAGCAAAAAATATTGTCCCGAGAGCCACCATATAGAAACTGCAGAGCAACTGGATTTTGAATGGATTAAAGATGTTGAAATACTCGGGATATCCGCAGGAGCATCAACTCCTGATTGGATAATTAATGATGTTATCAAAAAAATTAAAATAAAGGTAGGTAGGCAAACTATGGAAAATGAAAACTTGATGAATGAGATGCTTGAGGAGATTGAGAAGTCTCTGAGAGTGCCGAGGAGGGGTGAGATTCTCAAAGCGAAAGTCGTACAAATTTCAGATGATGAAGTTGTAGTCAACATTGGCTATAAATCTGATGGTATTATTCCGAAAAGAGAATTGACCTCTGAAGAAGGAGTTAATCTTAAAGATATACTTAATGAAGACGATGAAATCGAAGTCATGGTTATAAAATCGGATGACGGCGAGGGAAATGTTCTCCTTTCAAGAAAAAGGGTAGATGCCCTCAAGCAATGGGATGATTTGAAAGTCTATCTCGATGAAGGCAAGCCTGTTAAGGTATTCACAAAAGAAGTAGTCAAGGGAGGCATAATAGCCTACTTTGAAGACATTAGGGGCTTCATTCCGGCTTCGCATCTTTCACTCAATTATGTAAGCAATCTAAACGCTTTTGTAAATGAGGAAATTGAAGTAAAAATCATCGAATTCAATAAAGAGAAAAGAAATGTAGTATTTTCACACAAAGAAGTGCTCGAGCAGGGAAGAAAGAAAGAACTCGAATCCCTTTGGGCTGAACTCGAAGTTAATCAGAAGCTTCAAGGGAAGGTTAAAAGACTTGCTAAATTCGGCGCTTTCGTCGATATAGGCGGCATAGACGGTTTGGTTCATATTTCGGAGCTTTCATGGGGAAGAATCAAGAACCCGGGCGAACTTTTGAAAGTTGGCGATGATATAGAAGTTGTTATCATTGGTCTAGACAAAGAGAGCAACAAGATTTCGCTTAGCCTTAAGCAAATTCTTCCGGATCCGTGGTCTTTGGTAAATACCAAATACAACATTGGTGACATCATAAGTGGAAGAGTTGTCAATTTGACAGACTTTGGAGCATTTGTTGAAATAGAACCGGGTCTTGAAGGACTTGTTCATATTTCGCAAATTTCAAAAGAACATGTAAAAACAACTTCAGATGCACTAAAAGTAAACGAGGAAGTTGAAGTTAAAATTCTTGGCATTGACAAAGAAAAACAGCGTATAAGTCTTTCCATCAAAGATGCTGCAGAGGATGAAGCTGGAGAAGAGTCATCTGTAGAGGAAGTTGATGAAGAAGAGAATGACAACCTCGAAATTCCGGAAAGCGTCAAAGAAGATAATACCATAACAATAGGAGACATGCTTGAGTCGAAGAAAAATCAATAG
- a CDS encoding pyridoxal phosphate-dependent aminotransferase yields MKFSGRITDMQQSPIRKLVPIAEAAKKRGKKVYHLNIGQPDVKTPEVFFDALKNFDEEVLAYSFSQGSPELLESFSEYYKTYGIDFDPADILVTNGGSEALVFAMLAICDNGDEVLVPEPFYTNYNGFGNVTGVNVVPITTKAEKGFDLPSKEEIKKLITAKTKGILLSNPGNPTGAVYSKEQLNIVRDLAKENNLYIIADEVYREYIFDDFPYMSFAQFDDISDRVIIIDSISKRYSACGARIGSIASKNKDLIAQVLKLCQGRLCVPTIEQLGAAALAKVPKEYFDKTKEEYRQRRDIVYAALQEMPGVVCELPHGAFYIMAKLPVKNAEKFVIWMLEEFDVDGETVMFAPAEGFYGTPGLGVDEIRMAYVLNQESLKKAMNILKLGLEAYPDKK; encoded by the coding sequence ATGAAATTTTCTGGAAGAATCACAGACATGCAACAGTCTCCGATAAGGAAATTGGTTCCAATCGCAGAGGCCGCAAAAAAGAGAGGCAAAAAAGTTTATCACTTAAACATCGGGCAACCGGATGTAAAAACACCGGAAGTTTTTTTTGATGCATTAAAGAATTTCGACGAGGAAGTTTTAGCTTACAGTTTTTCACAAGGCAGTCCTGAATTGCTAGAGAGCTTCAGCGAATACTATAAGACTTATGGAATCGACTTTGACCCTGCCGACATACTGGTTACAAATGGTGGCAGCGAGGCTTTGGTTTTTGCAATGCTTGCTATTTGCGACAACGGAGATGAAGTTCTGGTTCCGGAACCATTCTACACTAACTACAACGGCTTTGGAAATGTTACTGGAGTAAATGTAGTTCCTATAACTACAAAAGCCGAAAAAGGATTCGACCTTCCTTCTAAAGAGGAAATCAAAAAATTAATAACTGCAAAAACCAAGGGAATACTTCTTTCCAATCCCGGAAATCCTACTGGCGCAGTATACTCGAAAGAACAATTAAACATAGTTCGAGACTTGGCCAAGGAAAATAATTTGTACATCATTGCAGATGAAGTATATAGAGAATACATATTTGACGACTTCCCATACATGAGTTTTGCACAATTTGACGATATCTCAGACAGGGTTATAATCATCGACAGTATATCAAAGCGCTACTCCGCATGTGGAGCTAGAATAGGTTCAATTGCCTCTAAAAACAAGGATTTAATTGCACAGGTACTGAAACTTTGCCAAGGAAGACTTTGTGTTCCTACAATCGAGCAACTCGGTGCTGCCGCACTCGCAAAAGTTCCTAAAGAATACTTTGATAAAACAAAAGAAGAATATAGACAAAGAAGGGATATCGTTTACGCTGCGCTTCAAGAAATGCCCGGAGTTGTTTGTGAACTTCCCCACGGAGCTTTCTATATAATGGCAAAATTACCTGTCAAGAATGCCGAGAAATTTGTTATTTGGATGCTTGAAGAATTTGATGTGGATGGAGAGACTGTAATGTTTGCTCCTGCTGAAGGATTCTACGGAACTCCAGGTCTTGGTGTTGATGAAATAAGGATGGCTTATGTTCTTAACCAAGAATCGTTGAAAAAAGCAATGAATATATTAAAGCTGGGATTGGAAGCTTATCCAGACAAAAAATAG
- the miaB gene encoding tRNA (N6-isopentenyl adenosine(37)-C2)-methylthiotransferase MiaB: MQQLKYYIRTWGCQMNEHDSERYSGMFKQMGHIEVKKLKDADIVLFNTCCVRETAERKVLGNIGRLKNFRKQKPDLKIIIAGCMMQQPHVIDKIKKDLSFVNLIVGTYNIHRFPLLFEKVLEKKNSKGPLVEVWDKPKTIVEGIPSIRKYKFKASVNIMYGCNNFCSYCIVPYTRGRERSRGKEAIIDEISSLVKDGVLEVTLLGQNVNSYGRDLYSDYDFSDLISDVDKIDGIRRIRFMTSHPKDATEKLIATIKASQNICENFHLPVQSGSNSILNKMNRHYTREQYLGFVKKLYEGIPEITLSTDIIIGFPEETESDFEDTLSLAKEVYFDSAYIFLYSKRSGTKAAESSHQISEKVKHERFDRALLEMNSIAYEKNLKIVGSTEKVLVDGLSDKYPGNVYGRTRGNKIMTFKGDSSLIGTIVLVRILEAKRATLIGELC, from the coding sequence ATGCAACAATTGAAATACTATATACGAACATGGGGTTGCCAAATGAATGAACATGATTCGGAGAGATATTCCGGAATGTTCAAACAAATGGGCCACATTGAGGTTAAAAAGCTTAAGGATGCAGACATAGTTCTTTTCAACACATGTTGTGTAAGGGAGACTGCTGAAAGAAAAGTGCTTGGAAACATTGGAAGGTTGAAAAATTTTAGAAAGCAAAAGCCTGATCTCAAAATTATCATTGCAGGATGCATGATGCAGCAGCCACATGTAATAGATAAAATAAAAAAGGATCTTTCATTTGTAAATTTGATAGTCGGAACCTATAATATACACAGATTTCCGCTCTTGTTTGAAAAAGTGCTGGAAAAAAAGAATTCCAAGGGACCGTTAGTGGAAGTTTGGGATAAGCCTAAAACTATAGTTGAAGGAATTCCATCAATCCGAAAATACAAATTCAAAGCCTCTGTGAATATTATGTATGGATGCAACAATTTCTGTTCATACTGTATTGTTCCATATACAAGAGGACGTGAAAGAAGCCGTGGAAAAGAGGCTATTATCGATGAAATTTCATCTCTTGTAAAGGATGGAGTTTTGGAAGTGACATTGCTTGGGCAGAATGTGAATTCATATGGAAGGGATTTGTACAGTGATTATGATTTCTCGGATTTGATTAGTGATGTTGATAAAATTGATGGAATTCGGCGAATTAGGTTCATGACTTCCCACCCAAAGGATGCTACAGAAAAACTTATCGCCACAATAAAAGCTTCCCAAAATATCTGTGAAAATTTTCATTTGCCAGTACAATCGGGAAGCAACAGTATTCTAAATAAAATGAATCGCCATTATACGAGAGAACAATACTTGGGCTTTGTAAAAAAGCTTTATGAAGGCATACCGGAAATAACTCTGTCAACAGACATAATAATAGGCTTTCCGGAAGAAACGGAATCCGACTTTGAGGATACATTATCACTTGCAAAAGAAGTATATTTTGACAGTGCCTATATATTTCTTTATTCCAAAAGGAGTGGAACAAAGGCCGCGGAATCATCGCACCAGATTTCGGAAAAGGTAAAACATGAGCGTTTTGATAGAGCCCTATTGGAGATGAACTCTATAGCATACGAAAAGAATCTCAAAATAGTAGGCAGCACCGAGAAGGTACTTGTAGACGGTTTAAGCGACAAATATCCAGGAAACGTATACGGTAGAACGCGAGGCAATAAAATTATGACATTTAAGGGAGATTCGTCCCTGATTGGAACGATAGTTCTTGTCCGAATACTAGAAGCCAAGCGTGCTACCTTGATTGGTGAACTTTGTTGA